A window of Chitinophaga sp. MM2321 contains these coding sequences:
- a CDS encoding serine aminopeptidase domain-containing protein, which translates to MIRITKGSLIALFLLISHFAFANRSHTLLYDVKEVPNGKVYIITQKSNGYTFDSARYAVFIPEGITTLEGVLVHQHGCTMEGRGMATAYDLQYQAFAKKWKLAIVGPDLYSAKNNCHDWRNPESGSGPALLQTLEQIGKVSSHAELANAPLLLWGHSGGGYWVLSMLRQYPERIMGIFAYSPAFEPGVYPAAALKVPVMMRHAGPDGDACCWQTSIREFGKLRAAGGYASIAYTHFQSHNFSFVRYMTIPFFESVMKQRLPQKAGSGYKAMRNMDVSGAWLGDTLSGNIYKANVYPGRKTAAAWLPDSLTAVKWREYVITGTVVDRTAPPAPYGVQQKRRHNMAVELSWKADADIESGISHFNIYKDNQLIGRFPSSGTYQNFDTNGDDAYPLQLPGLQTDVTLPWNDPGKIAITTVNHFGLESNKTIVP; encoded by the coding sequence ATGATTAGAATAACTAAAGGGAGCTTGATTGCTTTATTTTTACTGATATCACATTTTGCTTTTGCTAACAGGAGCCACACGCTTCTTTACGATGTAAAAGAGGTTCCTAACGGGAAAGTATATATTATTACACAAAAGAGTAACGGGTATACTTTTGATTCCGCCCGATATGCGGTATTCATACCTGAAGGTATCACCACGCTGGAAGGCGTCCTGGTGCATCAGCACGGATGCACCATGGAGGGCCGCGGGATGGCTACTGCCTATGATTTGCAATACCAGGCTTTTGCAAAAAAATGGAAGCTGGCAATCGTTGGTCCGGACCTGTATTCAGCAAAAAATAATTGTCACGATTGGAGAAACCCCGAATCAGGATCGGGGCCGGCATTGCTACAAACGCTGGAGCAGATTGGAAAAGTATCCAGCCATGCTGAATTGGCAAACGCACCCTTGTTGTTATGGGGGCATTCGGGCGGCGGCTACTGGGTTCTTTCGATGCTTCGGCAGTATCCTGAACGAATAATGGGCATTTTTGCTTATTCGCCCGCTTTCGAGCCTGGCGTTTATCCTGCCGCGGCGCTGAAAGTACCTGTTATGATGCGCCATGCCGGACCGGACGGAGATGCCTGTTGCTGGCAGACGTCGATCCGCGAATTCGGTAAGCTGCGTGCTGCGGGTGGTTATGCCAGCATTGCCTATACTCATTTTCAAAGCCATAATTTCAGTTTTGTGCGCTATATGACCATTCCTTTTTTTGAATCAGTAATGAAACAACGGCTTCCTCAAAAAGCCGGAAGCGGATACAAGGCCATGAGAAATATGGATGTATCCGGGGCATGGCTGGGAGATACCCTGAGTGGAAATATCTATAAAGCAAATGTATATCCAGGTAGGAAAACAGCTGCTGCCTGGTTGCCGGACTCTTTAACCGCAGTAAAATGGCGGGAGTATGTAATTACCGGAACCGTTGTAGATCGTACTGCACCTCCCGCACCTTATGGCGTGCAACAAAAGCGAAGACATAATATGGCCGTTGAATTATCATGGAAAGCAGATGCAGATATTGAATCAGGGATCAGCCATTTTAACATCTACAAAGACAATCAACTTATTGGCCGGTTCCCATCTTCGGGTACTTACCAAAACTTTGATACAAATGGAGATGATGCTTATCCGCTGCAGCTTCCCGGCTTGCAAACAGATGTCACATTACCCTGGAATGATCCCGGAAAAATAGCGATTACTACGGTGAACCATTTTGGACTTGAATCAAACAAGACGATAGTTCCTTAA
- a CDS encoding family 78 glycoside hydrolase catalytic domain, which produces MNDSTFRKGCCALVFLFYSLFALPSIATTPLKPATITVTALKCDNAVNPIGMDARTPQFSWEITATQRNFMQTAYQVLVADAVDKLEKGEGNVWNSGKVSSAHAAGVLYRGTALESRKKYYWKVLVWNNGGTTPEVSKIANFEMGLLHQSDWSGDWVGFPSGWIGKVHYFRRVFSFQKEIARARAYVAGIGYNELEINGKKVGNHVLDPATSDFSKTIYYTTYDIKEFLNAENVMVIAVAPGWYGMPKLRMQLEFYFTDGTMEVINSSTIRNVTLGPVVSSGILDGEVYDAREEKPEWNLPSDTIIKGLPNKFWGVAPVVEAPGGKMAAQQLEPIRVVDSFAPVTVKEAQPGTYVMDAGQNMAGWVALRVKGPKGTKITLRFAETLYKNGQVNQENLRTAAATDTYILKGDGEEKWEPRFTYHGFRYMQIEGWPGQPTVNDFTVKKVRSDVESAGTFNSSNDLLNRINQMVQRTEASNLHSIPTDCPQRDERMGWLNDLTVRIEQAVYNFNLHRFYAKYIGDICDTQNENGEITDTAPYKVGGKPADPVSVSFLLLALKSYEYYGNTEIIRNHYPQMKAWVDYLTTRTKNGIVDYSYYGDWSPPREFGTKSTNYSAVSMDTPGELMSTGYLYYSADVLAQMAAILGNVDDQNKYDKLAKSTMKAFNDKFWDEAKGGYGTNNQACNSFAVFLGAPTKEQLPRVIANLVKNVKERGYHLTTGNLCTKYMLEALTENGEVETAYKIATQTTYPSWGYMLAEGATTLWERWEYETGGSMNSHNHPMMGSVGSWLYKYIAGILPDINHPGFGEFVLRPYIPNDLDHAEATYQSVKGGIGSAWKKAKGTLEYTVSIPANSKATVFIPTKDVRSITEGGRAISQLKECRFLRSEGQWAVYEVGAGKYQFKSKW; this is translated from the coding sequence ATGAACGATTCCACTTTCCGGAAGGGATGCTGCGCCCTTGTGTTTTTGTTTTATTCCCTTTTCGCGCTTCCTTCGATAGCAACAACACCGTTGAAACCAGCAACAATAACAGTTACCGCCTTAAAATGCGACAATGCAGTAAATCCGATTGGGATGGATGCGCGGACCCCCCAGTTTAGTTGGGAGATCACAGCCACTCAGCGCAATTTTATGCAAACAGCCTACCAGGTACTGGTAGCCGATGCTGTTGATAAATTAGAGAAAGGCGAAGGGAACGTATGGAATAGTGGTAAGGTATCCTCTGCGCATGCTGCCGGCGTTTTATATAGAGGAACAGCATTGGAAAGCAGGAAAAAATATTACTGGAAGGTGTTGGTTTGGAACAACGGAGGCACAACACCTGAGGTGAGCAAAATAGCAAATTTTGAAATGGGCTTGCTGCATCAATCAGACTGGAGTGGAGATTGGGTAGGCTTTCCTTCCGGATGGATTGGTAAAGTACATTACTTCCGGCGCGTTTTTTCCTTTCAGAAAGAAATTGCCCGCGCACGGGCTTATGTTGCAGGCATTGGTTATAATGAATTGGAAATAAACGGAAAAAAAGTAGGTAATCACGTGCTGGACCCGGCCACCAGCGATTTTAGCAAAACAATTTATTATACGACCTATGATATAAAGGAGTTTTTGAATGCAGAAAACGTGATGGTCATCGCCGTAGCTCCCGGGTGGTATGGAATGCCGAAGTTGCGCATGCAACTGGAGTTCTATTTTACCGACGGAACCATGGAAGTAATCAACTCTTCCACGATCAGGAATGTGACGCTTGGACCAGTGGTTTCATCCGGTATCCTGGATGGCGAAGTATATGATGCCCGGGAGGAAAAACCGGAGTGGAACCTGCCTTCTGATACGATCATCAAAGGCTTGCCCAATAAGTTCTGGGGCGTTGCGCCGGTAGTGGAAGCGCCTGGAGGTAAAATGGCTGCGCAACAGTTGGAACCCATCAGAGTGGTGGACAGTTTTGCACCGGTAACGGTTAAAGAAGCCCAACCAGGTACGTATGTAATGGATGCCGGACAAAATATGGCAGGGTGGGTGGCACTGCGTGTTAAAGGACCTAAAGGAACAAAAATAACATTGCGCTTTGCAGAAACGTTATATAAAAATGGTCAGGTAAACCAGGAAAATCTACGTACCGCAGCCGCTACAGATACTTATATTCTGAAAGGAGACGGTGAGGAAAAATGGGAACCCCGGTTTACTTACCACGGATTCAGGTACATGCAAATAGAAGGCTGGCCTGGGCAGCCAACGGTAAATGATTTCACCGTAAAAAAAGTGCGTTCGGATGTGGAATCCGCAGGAACGTTCAATAGCAGTAACGATTTATTGAACCGTATTAATCAAATGGTGCAACGTACAGAAGCTTCCAATCTGCATAGTATCCCTACCGACTGCCCGCAGCGCGATGAAAGAATGGGCTGGTTAAATGATTTAACGGTGCGTATAGAACAGGCGGTTTACAATTTTAACCTGCATCGTTTTTACGCAAAATACATAGGGGATATCTGTGATACCCAAAATGAAAACGGAGAAATAACCGATACCGCCCCTTACAAAGTAGGAGGCAAACCCGCCGATCCGGTGTCAGTAAGCTTTTTGTTATTGGCCTTGAAGAGCTATGAATACTACGGGAATACGGAGATTATCCGGAACCATTACCCGCAAATGAAAGCATGGGTAGATTATTTAACCACCCGCACAAAAAATGGCATTGTTGACTATAGCTATTATGGAGACTGGTCACCACCCAGAGAGTTTGGTACAAAATCGACTAATTACAGTGCTGTTTCTATGGATACGCCCGGAGAATTAATGTCTACCGGCTACCTGTATTACAGTGCCGACGTATTAGCACAAATGGCGGCTATTTTGGGCAATGTGGATGACCAGAACAAGTATGACAAGTTGGCTAAAAGCACCATGAAAGCGTTTAATGATAAGTTCTGGGATGAAGCCAAAGGCGGCTATGGTACCAATAACCAGGCTTGTAATTCTTTTGCCGTTTTCCTGGGCGCTCCTACAAAAGAGCAGCTGCCAAGGGTTATAGCCAACCTGGTGAAAAATGTAAAAGAAAGAGGATACCATTTAACTACCGGCAATCTTTGTACAAAATACATGCTGGAAGCATTAACAGAAAACGGAGAAGTTGAAACAGCCTACAAAATAGCCACACAAACAACTTATCCCAGCTGGGGATATATGTTGGCCGAAGGAGCAACTACGTTATGGGAACGCTGGGAATATGAAACCGGTGGTTCTATGAACTCTCACAACCATCCCATGATGGGGTCTGTTGGCTCCTGGTTGTATAAATATATTGCAGGCATTTTGCCCGATATCAATCATCCCGGTTTTGGAGAATTTGTATTACGTCCTTATATACCCAATGATCTGGACCATGCGGAAGCAACGTATCAATCTGTAAAAGGGGGAATTGGCTCTGCCTGGAAGAAAGCAAAAGGTACGCTGGAATACACGGTAAGTATTCCTGCTAATAGCAAGGCTACTGTATTTATACCTACCAAAGATGTTAGGTCAATTACAGAAGGTGGCCGTGCCATCAGCCAATTAAAAGAATGCCGCTTTTTACGTTCGGAAGGCCAGTGGGCAGTATATGAAGTAGGAGCGGGAAAATACCAGTTCAAATCTAAATGGTAG
- a CDS encoding GntR family transcriptional regulator, protein MKKEKIIDLIQVDPYSSTSKYLQIVNAVLKEIEKGTIKAGDNMPSINELSIELDIARDTVERGYKQLRRLGVINAVPRRGYFIENTEFRRPLRVFLLFNKLSAPKKLIYDALVNELGDEAAIDFYIYNNDFHLFKRLLSGNKDHYTHYVIIPHFIDGGERANEVIDTIPKDKLILLDKSLPGVKGEYGSIYIDYQNDIYQALHAALESLVKYHTIKLIFPENSYYPEEIRKGFTHFCQDNAFSYKIISDIQNEPIKLGDVYINMIEEDLVTLIEKIQPTSLKIGTQVGIISYNETPFKRVILNGISTISSDFYEMGAMTARSILSGSTEKLKVPFKLTLRNSL, encoded by the coding sequence ATGAAAAAGGAAAAAATCATTGATCTTATCCAGGTAGATCCGTACTCCAGCACTTCCAAATACCTGCAAATTGTAAATGCCGTTTTAAAAGAAATTGAAAAAGGTACTATTAAAGCAGGAGATAATATGCCTTCTATTAACGAGCTGAGTATAGAACTGGATATTGCCCGGGATACGGTGGAAAGAGGGTATAAGCAATTACGGAGGCTAGGGGTGATTAATGCAGTACCCAGAAGAGGTTATTTTATTGAAAATACGGAATTCCGGCGGCCATTGAGGGTATTCCTTCTTTTTAATAAATTAAGCGCACCCAAAAAACTAATTTATGATGCGTTGGTAAATGAGTTGGGAGATGAAGCAGCTATTGATTTCTATATTTACAACAACGATTTCCATTTATTCAAACGCTTACTTTCGGGCAATAAAGACCACTACACCCATTATGTGATCATTCCCCACTTTATTGATGGCGGGGAGCGCGCCAATGAAGTGATTGATACGATCCCTAAAGATAAACTGATACTATTGGATAAGTCACTTCCGGGTGTAAAGGGAGAGTACGGGTCAATTTATATCGATTATCAAAATGATATTTACCAGGCGCTTCATGCTGCACTCGAAAGCCTGGTAAAATACCATACCATTAAACTGATCTTTCCTGAAAATAGCTATTATCCTGAAGAAATAAGAAAAGGCTTCACGCATTTTTGCCAGGATAATGCGTTTTCTTACAAGATCATCAGCGATATACAGAACGAACCCATTAAACTGGGAGACGTATATATTAACATGATTGAGGAGGATCTCGTTACGCTCATCGAAAAAATTCAACCGACCTCACTAAAGATCGGCACCCAGGTGGGCATTATTTCCTATAATGAAACACCATTTAAGCGGGTCATATTGAATGGTATCAGCACCATATCTTCTGATTTTTATGAAATGGGCGCTATGACGGCCCGGTCCATCCTTTCGGGATCTACAGAAAAATTAAAAGTGCCCTTTAAGTTGACGCTACGTAATTCATTATAG
- a CDS encoding SGNH/GDSL hydrolase family protein: MKKYILFVSTLLLMSASRTMAAGLYTDKNVKEKPAVSRNRAVLYEKRLNSRSVIPELQLHEAGQYTREGLKITRKDSIVRLNRFYALAERMVQYRVSFSADAKASFRSSEGDFNAFVDVANKKIAIGTNPVTEQSVPFLKENRDYLVEVYHIYQQAKLRIVDLASGEAAEISAINDGSGGAGKGVLQPGFSVGMQWDYYCFGIAGGTSMLVKQIKVFALKKKVKVLIYGDSITQPEGYFPTKDFPLAWTQQIINRLGGNAISSGRGGGRIDMVLNYIKNELPFIKTKYVMVTIGTNGGNTEANLSELVSYIKSQGAIPILNNIPSNESGTQKENNRIIENVRAKFGINGCKFDLATSVKGDGQEVDKTTMYWEDYAKSYGWQIYHHPNEKGGTKMFEQTLVDIPEIYQ, from the coding sequence ATGAAGAAGTATATACTTTTTGTAAGCACTTTGTTGTTAATGTCTGCCAGTCGGACCATGGCAGCAGGACTGTACACCGATAAAAATGTAAAAGAAAAACCAGCTGTTTCCAGGAACAGGGCGGTGCTGTATGAAAAAAGACTGAACAGCCGCAGCGTTATTCCCGAATTGCAGTTACATGAAGCCGGGCAATATACCAGGGAAGGGTTAAAAATTACGAGGAAAGACAGCATCGTACGTTTAAATCGTTTTTATGCGCTGGCCGAACGCATGGTGCAGTACCGCGTAAGTTTTTCGGCAGATGCCAAAGCTTCATTCAGGAGTAGTGAGGGAGATTTTAACGCATTTGTTGATGTGGCAAACAAAAAGATTGCTATCGGCACCAATCCTGTTACAGAACAGTCAGTACCTTTTTTGAAAGAAAATCGTGATTACCTGGTTGAAGTGTACCATATTTATCAACAGGCAAAACTGCGTATCGTGGATCTGGCATCCGGAGAAGCGGCAGAGATATCAGCTATTAATGATGGCAGTGGGGGCGCAGGAAAAGGTGTGTTGCAGCCTGGGTTTTCAGTAGGCATGCAATGGGATTATTATTGCTTCGGCATTGCCGGAGGTACGTCCATGCTTGTAAAGCAAATAAAAGTTTTTGCCCTTAAGAAAAAGGTAAAAGTGTTGATATATGGCGACTCTATTACGCAACCCGAAGGGTATTTTCCAACGAAAGATTTTCCGCTGGCCTGGACACAACAGATTATAAATAGGTTAGGAGGGAATGCTATCTCAAGTGGTAGAGGCGGTGGAAGAATTGATATGGTGCTGAATTATATAAAAAATGAATTACCCTTTATAAAGACTAAATATGTAATGGTAACGATCGGCACCAACGGAGGGAATACTGAGGCCAATTTGAGTGAGCTGGTCAGTTATATTAAGTCACAGGGAGCGATACCCATTCTGAACAATATCCCCAGCAATGAAAGTGGCACACAAAAAGAGAACAATCGGATCATTGAGAATGTGCGCGCAAAGTTTGGTATAAACGGTTGCAAATTTGATCTTGCTACATCGGTGAAGGGAGACGGCCAGGAGGTCGATAAAACAACCATGTACTGGGAAGACTACGCAAAAAGCTATGGTTGGCAAATCTATCATCATCCCAATGAAAAAGGCGGCACCAAAATGTTTGAGCAAACGCTCGTTGACATACCAGAAATTTATCAATAA
- a CDS encoding class II aldolase/adducin family protein: protein METLLNIKTMHASDQICLIMLRIYDRVLTTTSGGNISIIDEEENIWITPAGIDKGLLKPSDIVCMRKDGTVVGDHKPSSEYPFHLAIYKKRPDIKAIVHAHPPGMVAFSIVRKTPDTRVLPQTHQLCGDIGYAAYALPGTEALGKSIANEFEKGFSVVIMENHGTVIGGTDISNAYQKFESIEVSARSILSGSSIGTPIAVSDAGLAAHKAQQLVVLPEQEEQPFYPAKDREKRAQILKIVKRACKQGLMLGAYGSVSARSENDDFVITPNAVSKWDLALDDLVQVKDGKREKNKMPDSAALLHQAIYAKHKHVNAIIITQPIYLTSFAITGADFNVRTIPETWIYLQDVKMTELEHKLSGTEKIAESISEQSPVLIVKNECVIVTGNKLLQAFDYLEVAEFSAKSVILSASLGKMIPISDGEIDELGKVMGRWKNYEWKM from the coding sequence ATGGAAACTTTGCTGAATATAAAAACGATGCACGCCAGTGATCAGATTTGTTTAATAATGTTACGTATTTACGACCGGGTTCTAACAACAACTTCTGGGGGGAATATTTCCATTATCGATGAAGAAGAAAATATCTGGATTACGCCCGCAGGCATAGACAAGGGATTGTTAAAGCCTTCTGATATTGTGTGTATGAGGAAAGATGGAACTGTTGTAGGCGATCATAAGCCTTCATCAGAGTACCCATTTCATTTAGCTATTTATAAAAAGCGCCCAGATATTAAAGCCATCGTACATGCGCATCCTCCGGGAATGGTAGCATTTAGTATTGTGCGGAAAACACCGGATACCCGGGTATTGCCTCAAACCCACCAATTGTGCGGCGATATCGGCTATGCAGCTTATGCTTTGCCGGGCACGGAGGCGCTTGGGAAAAGCATTGCCAATGAGTTTGAGAAAGGTTTTTCGGTAGTGATTATGGAAAACCATGGAACCGTTATCGGAGGCACTGATATTTCAAACGCCTATCAGAAATTTGAGTCAATCGAAGTTTCGGCCAGGTCGATCCTTAGTGGTAGCAGCATAGGAACACCCATCGCTGTTTCAGATGCAGGTTTGGCAGCTCACAAGGCACAACAGTTGGTTGTTTTGCCAGAGCAGGAAGAACAACCGTTTTATCCTGCCAAAGACAGGGAAAAGCGGGCGCAGATACTCAAAATTGTAAAGCGCGCCTGTAAACAGGGGCTTATGCTAGGGGCCTATGGTTCTGTTTCCGCCAGGTCGGAGAATGACGATTTTGTGATTACGCCCAATGCGGTTTCAAAATGGGATCTTGCATTGGATGATCTGGTACAGGTGAAAGATGGCAAAAGAGAAAAAAATAAAATGCCGGATAGCGCGGCCTTATTGCACCAGGCAATATATGCCAAACATAAACACGTAAATGCCATCATCATCACGCAACCTATTTATCTGACATCATTTGCTATTACGGGTGCCGACTTTAATGTAAGAACGATTCCCGAAACCTGGATTTATTTACAGGATGTAAAAATGACAGAACTGGAACATAAACTTTCTGGGACAGAAAAAATAGCGGAAAGTATTTCAGAACAGTCTCCCGTATTGATTGTGAAGAATGAATGTGTTATTGTAACCGGGAACAAGCTGCTCCAGGCATTTGACTACCTGGAGGTTGCTGAGTTTAGCGCCAAATCAGTGATCTTATCCGCATCCCTTGGGAAGATGATCCCTATTAGTGACGGGGAAATAGACGAGTTGGGTAAAGTGATGGGCCGATGGAAAAACTATGAATGGAAAATGTAG
- a CDS encoding sugar phosphate isomerase/epimerase family protein — protein sequence MNNKYAIILGNLGNTRDRFCQGYKVNPSSEEMLKLALEKIPHIQGIELVGSWDIRPDNVGDMKKRMDDAGVACVSIIPDTFANPLFGRGSITSIDAKVRQAALDYLRQMSEVAIKMDCGIVNLWLGQDGYDYLLATDYDQERTWLTEATRTIATEFPTLRFALEYKPKEPRNFSYHARMADTILAAKETGCNNVGVTIDTGHSFYAGENVSEAVVLAKRAGNLLYHMHFNDNHGTWDDDMIVSSVHFTTYVELLFWLKKTGYTGWLSMDQYPYREDAVDAISESILWIKKYEQIVDTYYDEIDALIKENDAVKTSRFLRKLIA from the coding sequence ATGAATAATAAATATGCAATCATTCTGGGTAATCTGGGAAATACCAGAGACCGTTTTTGTCAGGGATACAAAGTAAATCCCAGCTCCGAAGAAATGCTGAAGTTGGCCCTTGAAAAAATTCCACATATCCAGGGTATAGAACTGGTAGGGTCCTGGGATATAAGACCGGACAACGTGGGGGACATGAAGAAAAGAATGGACGATGCCGGAGTAGCCTGCGTTAGTATTATCCCGGATACATTTGCTAATCCTCTTTTCGGAAGAGGTAGTATTACCAGCATTGACGCAAAAGTGAGACAGGCGGCACTGGATTATCTACGGCAAATGAGTGAAGTAGCAATCAAAATGGATTGCGGCATTGTAAATTTATGGCTGGGACAGGATGGGTACGACTACCTGTTGGCTACCGATTACGACCAGGAGCGGACCTGGCTTACTGAAGCTACAAGGACCATTGCAACGGAATTTCCAACGCTGCGCTTTGCACTGGAATATAAACCCAAGGAACCCCGCAACTTTTCCTACCATGCAAGAATGGCGGATACCATCCTGGCTGCAAAGGAAACCGGCTGCAATAATGTTGGTGTAACCATCGATACCGGACATAGCTTTTATGCCGGTGAGAACGTGTCCGAAGCTGTGGTGCTGGCAAAAAGAGCCGGTAATTTATTATATCATATGCACTTTAATGATAACCACGGAACCTGGGATGATGATATGATTGTGAGTAGCGTTCATTTCACCACTTACGTGGAACTGTTGTTCTGGTTGAAAAAAACAGGATACACCGGCTGGCTTTCAATGGACCAGTACCCTTACCGCGAAGACGCAGTAGACGCTATTTCCGAAAGTATCCTATGGATAAAGAAATACGAACAGATAGTGGATACTTACTATGATGAAATTGATGCACTCATCAAAGAAAATGATGCGGTGAAAACATCCAGGTTTTTACGTAAACTGATCGCATAG